A window of Longispora fulva contains these coding sequences:
- a CDS encoding trypsin-like serine protease codes for MALALRIMSRLGIAAVTGVLLAGAFSAPGQAADPTPTVVGGTQAAQGEFPWMVRLSMGCGGAMYTEQIVLTAAHCVSGTGANTSITATYGVVDLQSTSAIKRTSKYVLQAPGYNGTGKDWALIQLASPITGASLLKLNTDIANDNGTFDIMGWGAATEGGGQQRYLLKARVPFVDDTTCKASGGSYSGLVVAEEICAAYPQGGTDTCQGDSGGPMTKVVNGVPVQIGIVSWGEGCARAGKPGVYTQVSNFAAAIKAAADSIGGTVPPGGCGKSFTNATDVAIPDNTTVTSSVAASGCTGNASGSATVAVDIKHTYRGDLVIRLIAPDGTSYLLEDFPNGDSADNVLKTYTVNLSSEVANGTWKLSVQDTASADTGKIDSWTLTV; via the coding sequence GTGGCACTAGCACTGCGCATCATGTCCCGTCTCGGCATCGCGGCCGTGACGGGAGTTCTCCTGGCGGGTGCCTTCTCGGCACCGGGCCAGGCCGCTGACCCGACCCCCACTGTCGTCGGAGGCACCCAGGCCGCCCAGGGCGAGTTCCCGTGGATGGTCCGGCTTTCGATGGGGTGCGGCGGCGCCATGTACACCGAGCAGATCGTGCTGACCGCGGCGCACTGCGTCAGCGGCACCGGCGCGAACACCAGCATCACCGCCACGTACGGCGTGGTCGACCTGCAGTCGACCAGCGCGATCAAGCGCACCTCGAAGTACGTCCTGCAGGCCCCCGGCTACAACGGCACGGGCAAGGACTGGGCGCTGATCCAGCTGGCCTCGCCGATCACGGGCGCGTCGCTGCTCAAGCTGAACACCGACATCGCCAACGACAACGGCACCTTCGACATCATGGGCTGGGGCGCGGCCACCGAGGGCGGCGGCCAGCAGCGCTACCTGCTCAAGGCCAGGGTTCCGTTCGTGGACGACACCACGTGCAAGGCCTCCGGCGGCAGCTACAGCGGGCTGGTCGTGGCCGAGGAGATCTGCGCGGCGTACCCGCAGGGCGGCACCGACACCTGCCAGGGTGACTCCGGCGGCCCGATGACCAAGGTCGTCAACGGCGTGCCGGTGCAGATCGGCATCGTGAGCTGGGGCGAGGGCTGCGCGCGGGCCGGCAAGCCGGGCGTGTACACCCAGGTCTCCAACTTCGCCGCCGCGATCAAGGCGGCCGCAGACAGCATCGGCGGCACCGTCCCGCCCGGGGGCTGCGGCAAGTCGTTCACCAACGCCACCGACGTGGCGATCCCGGACAACACCACGGTGACCAGTTCGGTGGCGGCCAGCGGCTGCACCGGCAACGCGTCAGGCTCGGCCACGGTCGCCGTGGACATCAAGCACACCTACCGGGGTGACCTGGTGATCCGGCTGATCGCGCCGGACGGCACCAGCTACCTGCTGGAGGACTTCCCGAACGGCGACAGCGCCGACAACGTCCTCAAGACGTACACGGTGAACCTGTCCAGCGAGGTCGCCAACGGCACCTGGAAGCTGTCCGTGCAGGACACGGCGTCGGCGGACACCGGCAAGATCGACAGCTGGACCCTGACGGTCTAG
- a CDS encoding helix-turn-helix domain-containing protein, producing MDGETFGQALRRLRTQAGFSLRQLGAATSFDYTYIAHVEHGRQPGSLRLAERCDRALSANAELISIYRGHVSGADRIPGSNVGDWSEMLRRTFVIGAAATAAGLADIDPALVRPESGQRVGAEALEHLRDVAAGYRRSYRSVPSSELVPAARAHLDLAVSLRPAEQPPDIRAALVRTIGEMAALTGVLLMMDLGWQEAALPYLDLGWRAARALDDPELQAVVLGGKSFAVSYGAGRHRDGLEYATLACELAATGASWETRAWVAAVASERCASLRDEAGCREHLARARNALDRVPDDETAWLGLGGFNHDKLLAYEGGDLVRLGRYREAEPLLDSAIERFDDSMARHRCTALLDRAEARFGAAEVDGACTDALAALTLASRVQHAQNLSRLDRLSRRALATGAASGRSLRRELIAVKAESLAAKGDP from the coding sequence ATGGATGGTGAGACGTTCGGTCAGGCGCTGCGCCGGCTGCGCACCCAGGCGGGGTTCTCCCTGCGCCAGCTCGGGGCCGCGACCAGCTTCGACTACACCTACATCGCGCACGTCGAGCACGGTCGCCAGCCGGGTTCGCTGCGCCTGGCGGAGCGCTGCGACCGGGCACTGTCGGCCAACGCGGAGTTGATCTCCATCTATCGCGGTCACGTGTCCGGCGCGGATAGAATTCCCGGGAGCAACGTCGGCGACTGGAGTGAGATGCTGCGGCGCACGTTCGTCATCGGAGCGGCGGCCACGGCCGCCGGGCTCGCCGACATCGATCCCGCGCTCGTCCGGCCGGAGTCCGGGCAGCGGGTCGGCGCCGAGGCCCTCGAACACCTGCGGGACGTGGCGGCCGGCTACCGGCGGTCCTACCGTTCCGTGCCCTCCTCCGAGCTGGTGCCCGCGGCCCGGGCCCACCTCGACCTGGCCGTGTCGCTGCGCCCGGCGGAGCAGCCGCCGGACATCCGGGCGGCCCTGGTGCGCACCATCGGGGAGATGGCCGCGCTGACCGGCGTCCTCCTGATGATGGACCTGGGCTGGCAGGAGGCGGCCCTGCCCTATCTGGACCTGGGCTGGCGCGCGGCCCGGGCCCTCGACGACCCCGAGCTGCAGGCCGTGGTGCTCGGCGGCAAGAGCTTCGCCGTCTCCTACGGGGCCGGCCGGCACCGCGACGGCCTGGAGTACGCGACGCTGGCCTGCGAGCTCGCCGCCACCGGAGCCTCGTGGGAGACCCGGGCCTGGGTGGCGGCGGTGGCCTCGGAGCGGTGCGCGTCCCTGCGCGACGAGGCGGGCTGCCGCGAACACCTGGCCCGGGCCCGCAACGCCCTGGACCGGGTGCCCGACGACGAGACGGCCTGGCTCGGGCTCGGCGGCTTCAACCACGACAAGCTGCTCGCCTACGAGGGCGGCGACCTGGTCCGCCTCGGCAGGTACCGGGAGGCGGAGCCCCTGCTGGACTCCGCGATCGAGCGGTTCGACGACTCGATGGCCCGGCACCGGTGCACGGCGCTGCTCGACCGGGCCGAGGCCCGGTTCGGGGCCGCGGAGGTCGACGGGGCGTGCACGGACGCGCTGGCGGCGCTGACTCTGGCGTCGCGGGTCCAACACGCCCAGAACCTGAGCCGGCTCGACCGGCTGTCCCGCCGGGCCCTGGCCACCGGGGCGGCGTCCGGGCGTTCTTTACGCCGGGAGCTGATCGCCGTCAAGGCCGAATCCCTCGCAGCGAAGGGCGACCCGTGA
- a CDS encoding HAD family hydrolase, with protein MTAPPSALILDFGGVLTTDFWACLRAFEQREGLAPGALVDLVTHDPAGHRLICDLERGAIGQAVFERRVGDRLGVDPAGLLARMAADLRPDKEMLDLAAELRAGGVRVAVLSNSWGSDYFDPYAPWQLDDLADVVVISDRVGLRKPDPQIFTLTVERLGVPAGACVFVDDIAAYLVPAAAFGMRVLHHTDTARTVPALRAAFNP; from the coding sequence GTGACGGCACCGCCGAGCGCACTGATCCTCGACTTCGGCGGGGTGCTCACCACCGACTTCTGGGCCTGCCTGCGGGCGTTCGAGCAGCGCGAGGGGCTGGCCCCGGGCGCGCTGGTCGACCTCGTCACCCATGACCCGGCCGGCCACCGGCTGATCTGCGACCTGGAGCGGGGTGCGATCGGGCAGGCGGTCTTCGAGCGGCGGGTGGGCGACCGGCTGGGGGTGGACCCGGCCGGGCTGCTGGCTCGGATGGCCGCCGACCTGCGCCCCGACAAGGAGATGCTCGACCTGGCCGCCGAGTTGCGGGCCGGCGGCGTCCGGGTGGCGGTGCTGTCCAACTCGTGGGGTTCGGACTACTTCGACCCCTACGCGCCGTGGCAGCTCGACGACCTGGCCGATGTGGTGGTCATCTCCGACCGGGTGGGCCTGCGCAAACCGGACCCCCAGATCTTCACGCTCACCGTCGAGCGGCTCGGCGTGCCGGCCGGGGCCTGCGTGTTCGTCGACGACATCGCCGCCTACCTGGTCCCGGCCGCGGCCTTCGGCATGCGCGTCCTGCACCACACGGACACCGCCCGGACCGTCCCGGCGCTGCGCGCGGCCTTCAACCCCTGA
- a CDS encoding alpha-hydroxy acid oxidase, with translation MSILRVEDYQPIARDRLTPEVWDFVEGGSGAERTLAANRQAFEDMTLRPRVLVDVSDPDPGTALFGTPLATPVGVAPTAYHRLMHPDGELATARGAGAAGALYVVSVFASQPLEEIAKAATGPLWLQLYWLRRRDALVALVERAEAADFRALVLTVDAPRIGRRLRDARNGFAIDPDVRAVNLDAALTATSHERSEGSSALDRHAAEEFDPTITWADLAWLRARTRLPIVLKGILTAEDAQLALDHGVDAVVVSNHGGRQLDQAPASLHALGEVVAGLGGRMPVLVDGGVRTGTDVFCALALGASAVLLGRPVLWGLAADGADGVAGALDLVTAELVHTMTLTGRPRLSDIDGTAVAR, from the coding sequence GTGTCCATACTGCGCGTTGAGGACTACCAGCCGATCGCCCGTGATCGGCTCACTCCCGAGGTCTGGGACTTCGTGGAGGGCGGCAGTGGTGCCGAGCGCACCCTGGCCGCCAACCGGCAGGCGTTCGAGGACATGACGCTGCGCCCCCGGGTACTGGTCGACGTGTCCGACCCCGACCCGGGCACCGCCCTGTTCGGCACCCCGCTGGCCACGCCGGTCGGGGTGGCCCCGACGGCGTACCACCGGCTGATGCACCCCGACGGCGAGCTGGCCACGGCACGCGGAGCCGGCGCCGCCGGTGCCCTGTACGTGGTGAGCGTCTTCGCCAGCCAGCCGCTGGAGGAGATCGCGAAGGCCGCGACCGGCCCGCTGTGGCTCCAGCTCTACTGGCTGCGCCGCCGCGACGCGCTGGTCGCGCTGGTCGAGCGCGCCGAGGCCGCCGACTTCCGGGCGCTGGTGCTCACGGTCGACGCCCCGCGGATCGGCCGCCGGCTGCGCGACGCGCGCAACGGGTTCGCGATCGACCCGGACGTCCGCGCCGTCAACCTGGACGCCGCGCTGACGGCGACGAGCCACGAGCGTTCCGAGGGGTCCTCGGCGTTGGACCGGCACGCCGCCGAGGAGTTCGACCCGACGATCACCTGGGCGGATCTGGCCTGGCTGCGGGCCAGGACCCGGCTGCCGATCGTGCTCAAGGGCATCCTCACGGCCGAGGACGCCCAGTTGGCCCTCGACCACGGGGTCGACGCCGTCGTGGTGTCCAACCACGGCGGCCGGCAGCTTGACCAGGCCCCGGCCAGCCTGCACGCGCTCGGCGAGGTCGTGGCCGGGCTCGGCGGCCGGATGCCGGTGCTGGTGGACGGCGGGGTCCGCACGGGCACGGACGTGTTCTGCGCCCTGGCCCTGGGCGCCAGCGCCGTGCTGCTCGGCCGCCCGGTGCTCTGGGGCCTGGCCGCCGACGGCGCGGACGGGGTCGCCGGTGCGCTCGACCTGGTGACGGCGGAGCTGGTGCACACGATGACCCTGACCGGCCGCCCGCGCCTGTCCGACATCGACGGAACGGCGGTGGCCCGGTGA
- a CDS encoding aminotransferase-like domain-containing protein, whose translation MRISRESLHVSISDPVSASMNFLNEVAGRFPDAVSLAAGRPYEGFYDVGDVHKYLDVYTDHLAAQGRSPEQVRGALMQYGRTNGQIHDLIARLLATDEGIDVPAEAVAVTAGCQEAMVIALRGLCAGPRDVLLAVEPCYVGITGAARLLGIEVVAVPESPDGVDPEAVAAVARAARERGLRPRAVYTVPNFSNPSGVSVSLAVRRRLLEVAAAEDLLILEDDPYGLFGLADAPTPSLKSLDTDQRVIYLGSFAKSVFPGARVGFLVADQEVVDAAGRRTLLATELSAIKSMLTVNTSPIAQAVIGGVLVESGFSLRTANRDKIAFYRRNLVTTLDALDRYFPEPARTERGIRWNVPDGGFFVVVDVPVLVNEELLEFSAREFGVLWTPMSFFYADGGHHALRLSCSWLSPTEIDEGVRRLAALIEHRLTT comes from the coding sequence GTGAGGATCAGTCGCGAGTCCCTGCACGTGTCGATCTCGGACCCGGTGTCCGCGTCGATGAACTTCCTCAACGAGGTCGCCGGCCGGTTCCCGGACGCTGTCTCCCTCGCCGCCGGCCGGCCGTACGAGGGCTTCTACGACGTCGGCGACGTGCACAAGTACCTCGACGTGTACACCGACCACCTGGCGGCCCAGGGGCGCTCGCCGGAGCAGGTGCGCGGAGCCCTGATGCAGTACGGCCGGACGAACGGGCAGATCCACGACCTGATCGCCCGGCTGCTCGCCACCGACGAGGGCATCGACGTGCCGGCCGAGGCGGTCGCGGTCACCGCCGGTTGCCAGGAGGCCATGGTCATCGCGCTGCGTGGCCTGTGCGCCGGGCCGCGCGACGTGCTGCTCGCCGTCGAGCCCTGCTACGTGGGGATCACGGGCGCGGCCCGGCTGCTCGGCATCGAGGTCGTCGCGGTGCCGGAGTCCCCGGACGGGGTGGACCCGGAGGCGGTGGCCGCGGTGGCCCGCGCGGCCAGGGAGCGCGGACTGCGGCCCCGCGCGGTGTACACGGTGCCGAACTTCTCCAACCCGTCCGGCGTCTCGGTGAGCCTCGCCGTCCGCCGCCGGCTGCTGGAGGTGGCCGCCGCCGAGGACCTACTGATCCTCGAGGACGACCCGTACGGGCTGTTCGGCCTCGCCGACGCGCCCACGCCGAGCCTGAAGTCGCTGGACACCGACCAGCGGGTGATCTACCTCGGCTCGTTCGCGAAGTCGGTGTTCCCCGGGGCCAGGGTCGGCTTCCTCGTCGCCGACCAGGAGGTGGTGGACGCCGCGGGCCGGCGGACCCTGCTGGCGACGGAGTTGTCGGCGATCAAGAGCATGCTCACGGTGAACACGTCCCCGATCGCGCAGGCCGTGATCGGCGGGGTCCTGGTCGAGTCCGGTTTCAGCCTGCGCACCGCGAACAGGGACAAGATCGCTTTCTACCGACGCAATCTGGTGACGACTCTCGATGCGCTCGACCGGTATTTCCCGGAGCCGGCGCGTACGGAACGCGGCATTCGATGGAATGTGCCGGATGGCGGTTTCTTTGTGGTGGTCGATGTGCCGGTGCTGGTGAATGAGGAGTTGCTGGAGTTCTCGGCCCGCGAGTTCGGCGTGCTGTGGACCCCGATGAGTTTCTTCTACGCCGACGGCGGCCACCACGCCCTGCGACTGTCGTGCAGCTGGCTGTCCCCGACCGAGATCGACGAGGGGGTACGCCGCCTCGCGGCCCTCATCGAACACCGGTTGACCACTTGA
- a CDS encoding ATP-grasp domain-containing protein gives MSAVRPEKPLVLLLRSGPRTTREYLLRSMVSEYRVHLFTGLEPTWELEYIDGYTVLETRTNEETLAGALAVHERDPISGVITWDEARVNQTAYVAEQLGLPGPGTAAALACRDKNLTRTLLAAAGVPQPASVLVGSLEEARAAAERIGYPVIVKPSDLLLSMGVVVVPRPEDLDTAYATAVGVEVPGRDDYECHPLVEEFVSGYEISVDSAVHEGEVTVLCIARKQVSPPPHRVEVGHVVDPEDPLLTDEELFAVVRAAHAALGFRSGNTHTEIMMTADGPKIIEVNGRLGGDLIPYLGLRATGVDTGLASTHVVTGRAPQPVVDRKLVAGVRFFWVAEDNTVLERVYFDEAALPPQIDIAFAHFTPGEIRHRPRGVYGGRIATATVLTETVAECHAALDAAEAALRINP, from the coding sequence ATGAGCGCGGTCCGCCCGGAGAAGCCACTGGTGCTGTTGTTGCGTTCCGGCCCCCGCACCACCCGGGAGTACCTGCTGCGCTCCATGGTCTCCGAGTACCGGGTGCATCTGTTCACCGGCCTCGAGCCCACCTGGGAGCTGGAGTACATCGACGGCTATACCGTCCTGGAGACCCGCACGAACGAGGAGACCCTGGCCGGAGCCCTCGCGGTGCACGAGCGTGACCCGATCAGTGGCGTGATCACCTGGGACGAGGCGCGGGTCAACCAGACCGCCTACGTCGCGGAACAGCTCGGCCTGCCCGGCCCGGGCACCGCCGCGGCGCTCGCGTGCCGGGACAAGAACCTGACCCGCACCCTGCTCGCCGCCGCCGGCGTCCCGCAGCCCGCGTCGGTGCTGGTCGGATCGCTGGAGGAGGCCCGCGCCGCCGCCGAGCGGATCGGCTACCCCGTGATCGTCAAGCCCAGCGACCTGCTGCTCAGCATGGGCGTGGTCGTGGTCCCCCGGCCGGAGGACCTGGACACCGCGTACGCGACGGCGGTGGGCGTCGAGGTCCCCGGCCGCGACGACTACGAGTGCCACCCCCTCGTCGAGGAGTTCGTCTCCGGATACGAGATCAGCGTCGACTCCGCCGTGCACGAGGGCGAGGTGACGGTGTTGTGCATCGCCCGCAAGCAGGTCAGCCCGCCGCCGCACCGCGTCGAGGTCGGGCATGTCGTCGATCCTGAGGACCCGCTGCTCACCGACGAGGAGCTTTTCGCGGTCGTCCGCGCCGCGCACGCCGCGCTGGGGTTCCGGTCCGGCAACACGCACACCGAGATCATGATGACCGCCGACGGCCCGAAGATCATCGAGGTGAACGGCCGGTTGGGCGGGGACCTGATCCCGTACCTCGGACTGCGCGCCACCGGCGTGGACACCGGCCTGGCCTCGACCCACGTCGTCACGGGCCGCGCACCGCAGCCGGTGGTGGACCGCAAGCTCGTGGCCGGGGTGCGGTTCTTCTGGGTGGCCGAGGACAACACCGTCCTTGAGCGGGTGTACTTCGACGAGGCCGCCCTGCCGCCGCAGATCGACATCGCGTTCGCGCACTTCACGCCCGGTGAGATCCGGCACAGGCCGAGGGGTGTCTACGGCGGCCGGATCGCCACGGCGACCGTGCTCACCGAGACGGTGGCCGAGTGTCACGCCGCGCTGGACGCCGCGGAGGCGGCGCTGCGGATCAATCCGTAG
- a CDS encoding alpha/beta hydrolase, with protein MRTQRMRNSTPQLYTLSLEEAREADLASIRASGGIGEPVHRVIDMTIPGPGGELPIRIYQPEGPGPFPTLTYFFGGGWTLGSIDTSDGICRSLANAADCMVVTIGYRLAPETKFPGAIEDCYAALRWIDAHAKEIDADPARLAVGGDSAGGNLAAAVTLLTRERGGPALVGQLLVYPNTDYFSDTPSLRENTDPWLFNQTSVSWYWNHYLTDPEQGRDPLASPLRAADHSGLPPALVITAEYDPIRDQGEQYAERLRHAGVATELTRYDGMVHGFFAMASTLDGGKRAMAQAAAQLRTWFAPA; from the coding sequence ATGCGCACCCAAAGGATGCGGAACAGTACTCCGCAGCTCTACACGCTCTCTCTCGAAGAGGCGCGAGAGGCCGATCTCGCCTCAATCCGGGCGTCCGGCGGCATCGGCGAACCGGTGCACCGGGTCATTGACATGACGATTCCCGGCCCGGGCGGCGAACTACCGATCCGGATCTACCAGCCCGAAGGCCCCGGACCATTCCCCACCCTGACCTATTTCTTCGGTGGCGGTTGGACTTTGGGTAGCATCGACACCTCGGACGGTATCTGTCGCTCCCTCGCCAATGCGGCCGACTGCATGGTGGTGACAATCGGATACCGACTCGCACCGGAAACAAAGTTCCCAGGTGCCATTGAGGACTGTTACGCCGCACTCCGGTGGATTGATGCGCATGCGAAAGAGATCGACGCCGACCCGGCCCGGCTCGCCGTCGGCGGGGACAGCGCCGGCGGCAACCTCGCGGCGGCCGTGACCCTACTCACCCGCGAACGCGGCGGGCCGGCCCTGGTCGGCCAACTCCTGGTCTACCCGAACACCGACTACTTCTCCGACACGCCGTCGCTGCGGGAGAACACCGACCCGTGGCTGTTCAACCAGACGTCCGTGAGCTGGTACTGGAACCACTACCTCACCGACCCCGAGCAGGGCCGCGACCCGCTCGCCTCGCCACTGCGCGCGGCCGACCACAGCGGCCTGCCGCCGGCGCTGGTGATCACCGCGGAGTACGACCCCATCCGCGACCAGGGCGAGCAGTACGCGGAGCGGCTGCGGCACGCGGGGGTTGCGACCGAGCTCACCCGGTACGACGGGATGGTGCACGGGTTCTTCGCAATGGCCAGCACCCTCGACGGGGGGAAGCGGGCGATGGCGCAGGCCGCTGCGCAGTTGCGCACCTGGTTCGCCCCGGCCTGA